From Moraxella sp. K1664, one genomic window encodes:
- a CDS encoding methyltransferase codes for MTQTTLADLQNKAKQWRQDITFTQDVLGKPFTFHTTWGIFSPEKLDDGSLMLLDYIDFKADDNSIDLGCGYGVLGMTAGRECPNGQHILIDKDFVAVEYAKLNCQKNGLTNTHVQMSNGFYHVNKDKKFSLVMSNLPAKASKEQHYLYLLDAYERMEVGGRFYVVTINGLRDFMKRSFNEVFGNADKIKQGKTYTVTLAVKQ; via the coding sequence ATGACCCAAACCACCCTAGCCGACCTGCAAAATAAAGCCAAACAATGGCGACAAGACATCACCTTTACCCAAGACGTGCTTGGCAAGCCTTTTACCTTTCACACCACTTGGGGGATTTTTAGTCCAGAAAAGCTAGATGACGGCAGTCTTATGCTCCTTGATTATATTGATTTTAAGGCGGATGATAATTCTATTGACTTAGGCTGTGGCTATGGTGTGCTGGGCATGACGGCAGGACGTGAATGCCCAAACGGTCAGCATATCCTAATTGATAAAGACTTTGTGGCGGTAGAATATGCCAAATTAAACTGCCAAAAAAATGGACTGACCAACACTCACGTTCAGATGTCCAATGGCTTTTATCATGTCAATAAAGACAAAAAGTTTAGCCTTGTGATGAGCAATTTACCCGCCAAAGCAAGTAAAGAGCAACACTATTTGTATCTACTAGATGCCTATGAACGCATGGAAGTGGGTGGGCGGTTTTATGTTGTTACCATTAATGGACTTAGGGATTTTATGAAACGCTCGTTTAATGAGGTGTTTGGTAATGCCGATAAAATCAAACAGGGCAAAACTTACACAGTAACACTTGCAGTCAAGCAATGA